A stretch of Mastomys coucha isolate ucsf_1 unplaced genomic scaffold, UCSF_Mcou_1 pScaffold1, whole genome shotgun sequence DNA encodes these proteins:
- the Slamf6 gene encoding SLAM family member 6 isoform X3 encodes MVVSRAPASDSACQRMVWLFPLVFCLGSGSEVSQSGSDPQLMNGVLGESAVLALELPSGKNASLIIWNYEGEASPVTTIVIFKLEGPKSPDIIHIDQTKAKRLSITRSYALQLSNLTKADAGSYTAQISIKDSKPIIFRYTLRVFERLSNIEIANHTLLLENGTCQMHLACLVENPNQTVSVEWQATGNISLGEPNVTISWDPRNSSDQTYICRAENAVSNLSVSVSTQSLCKGVLTKPPWNTVWRTAIISIVMGILFISVCVGICIWKRRRGSFPLTSQHPGEHAAS; translated from the exons CTATTTCCACTTGTCTTCTGCCTCGGCTCAG GGAGTGAAGTCTCACAAAGCGGCTCAGACCCCCAGCTGATGAACGGCGTTCTAGGGGAGTCTGCCGTTCTCGCTCTAGAGCTTCCTTCAGGAAAGAATGCTAGTCTCATCATCTGGAATTACGAAggggaagcatcacctgtcactACAATCGTCATCTTCAAACTAGAAGGGCCCAAAAGCCCAGACATCATTCACATTGATCAAACGAAGGCGAAGAGACTGAGCATCACCCGGTCCTACGCCTTGCAGCTCAGCAACCTTACCAAGGCAGACGCAGGATCATACACTGCGCAGATCTCCATAAAGGACTCTAAACCGATCATCTTCAGATATACGCTGAGGGTCTTTG AACGACTGAGTAACATAGAAATTGCCAATCATACTCTCCTGCTAGAGAATGGGACCTGCCAGATGCACCTGGCCTGCCTTGTAGAGAATCCAAATCAGACTGTCTCGGTTGAGTGGCAAGCCACAGGAAACATCTCTTTAGGAGAACCAAACGTCACTATCTCTTGGGACCCAAGGAATTCCAGTGACCAGACTTACATCTGCAGAGCCGAGAATGCTGTCAGCAATttgtcagtctctgtctctaccCAGAGTCTCTGCAAAG GTGTTTTAACTAAACCACCCTGGAATACAGTATGGCGTACAGCTATAATTTCAATagtcatgggtattttattcatctctgtgtgtgtgggcatatgcatttggaagagaagaagag gttctttCCCTTTGACTAGCCAACATCCAGGTGAGCATGCAGCCTCTTAA